A region of Phytohabitans rumicis DNA encodes the following proteins:
- a CDS encoding alpha/beta fold hydrolase: MPAVSRRTILAGSAALAAAGVVTTATAAPAAAHPTSGPRPTVVLVHGAFADASGWNDVIRRLVRAGYPVLAPANPLRGVSGDSAYLASILATITGPIVLVGHSYGGVIITNAATGNPNVKALVYVAAFAPDAGDTVLGLQTKFPGTKLGEPQLDLRPYLLPDGKPSADGYVKADVFRDIFAGDLPRSTTQVMAATQRPGDVHTLQQPSGPPAWKQIRSWYLVARDDNLIPAAAQRYMARRAGSRTVEASASHVAMMSHPQLTADLITLAARTTRD, from the coding sequence ATGCCTGCCGTCTCCCGCCGCACGATCCTGGCCGGATCCGCGGCCCTCGCCGCCGCGGGTGTCGTCACCACGGCGACAGCCGCACCCGCCGCCGCCCACCCAACATCCGGGCCGAGGCCGACCGTCGTACTGGTCCACGGCGCGTTCGCGGACGCCTCCGGCTGGAACGACGTCATCCGGCGGCTCGTCCGCGCCGGGTACCCCGTCCTGGCCCCGGCGAACCCGCTGCGCGGCGTCAGCGGCGACTCCGCCTACCTGGCCAGCATCCTGGCCACGATCACCGGCCCGATCGTCCTCGTCGGGCACTCGTACGGCGGCGTGATCATCACCAACGCCGCCACCGGTAACCCGAACGTCAAGGCGCTGGTCTACGTCGCCGCGTTCGCGCCGGACGCCGGCGACACAGTGCTCGGCCTGCAGACGAAGTTTCCCGGCACCAAGCTCGGCGAGCCGCAGCTGGACCTCCGGCCGTACCTGCTGCCGGACGGCAAGCCCAGCGCCGACGGCTACGTCAAGGCGGACGTGTTTCGCGACATCTTCGCCGGTGACCTGCCCCGCTCCACGACCCAGGTCATGGCCGCCACCCAGCGGCCCGGCGACGTGCACACCCTGCAGCAGCCGTCCGGACCGCCGGCCTGGAAGCAGATCCGGTCGTGGTACCTGGTGGCCCGCGACGACAACCTCATCCCCGCCGCCGCGCAGCGGTACATGGCGCGGCGGGCCGGCTCCCGCACCGTCGAGGCCAGTGCCTCGCACGTCGCCATGATGTCGCACCCGCAGCTCACCGCCGACCTCATCACGCTCGCCGCCCGCACCACCCGCGACTGA
- a CDS encoding helix-turn-helix transcriptional regulator yields the protein MDARRLLVGRAPEQTAIGTLLDGAAEGGAALVIRGMPGVGKSALLEWAAATAGDKLRVLRAVGSVTEFGLPYAALHQVMRPVLGHRNRLTGQYRRALDVAFGRASGAAPDVSTVAMAALELLAEVAVERPVLLLADDAQWMDPASQQALAFLARRVASDRIVLLATHRENEAGLLLDAAVPAMSLAPLDAESAAALLDRVAGALDVSTRSLLLDAARGNPLALLELPRALGVYSGVNTNHLPLTARLEISFLARVDEFDAATTTVLEVAALSDSDDVAEIVAAAELLCGQDDVPSLDPAVSAGLIVVDGAAVHFRHPLIRSAILQRLGPDRRRACHGALARVLPDRPERSVWHWAAAALRPDSELAAELERHAERAIKRGAPTNAVRALERAAQLSVDGRDKAARAYQGAALAYAVGQPEHGERLRRQYQDLVDSEHDGLRYEWLYELADGDRGGDQRINTLVDLADRASVVGDDTLATDFLRASALRCWNLAPGRPVGKQVIAAADRLAVVDLPTRAQLLAYCSPFDSDATIRALIAQVPAANRDTTTSYRLAHAAACAGASDVSQGLLTDAAERLRAEGHLNTLGRTLSLLAWSAMRRGNWSYAVAAAEESTRLCAETRQPFWEASSLVAHAVVAALRGDFPSAEDLIADADRKNPRRFATIGAVTLIARAAVASGQGNYEQAFTCLAQLHEPANSAYHPAHALWSVASMAEAAAACGEVAAARSLVDRLPVEVRETTSPTGRMNLGFAAAVLADDDVSEPRFAAAVAADMTIWPYERYRLLFAFGKSLRRRRRVRESRDYLRRARDGFDSLGARPLAERVRAELRAAGERSDSPVADVWDTLSPQEVQIASMVAQGLTNRDIAKRLFVSHRTVGSHLYRMFPKLGITSRSELQRMAAEHDR from the coding sequence GTGGATGCACGACGTTTGCTGGTCGGGCGTGCGCCGGAGCAGACGGCCATCGGCACGTTGCTGGACGGTGCCGCTGAGGGTGGCGCTGCGCTGGTGATCCGGGGCATGCCCGGTGTGGGCAAGTCGGCGCTGCTGGAGTGGGCCGCCGCGACGGCCGGCGACAAGTTGCGGGTGTTGCGGGCTGTCGGTTCGGTCACCGAGTTCGGCTTGCCGTACGCCGCGCTGCACCAGGTCATGCGTCCGGTCCTCGGCCACCGTAATCGGCTCACCGGACAGTATCGGCGAGCCCTGGATGTCGCCTTCGGCCGGGCGTCGGGTGCGGCGCCGGACGTGTCCACGGTGGCGATGGCGGCGCTTGAGCTGCTGGCGGAGGTGGCGGTCGAGCGGCCGGTCCTGCTCCTGGCCGACGACGCCCAGTGGATGGACCCGGCCAGCCAGCAGGCCCTGGCCTTCCTCGCGCGCAGGGTCGCGTCCGACCGCATCGTGCTGCTTGCCACGCACCGCGAGAACGAGGCCGGGTTGCTCCTCGATGCGGCCGTCCCCGCCATGAGCCTCGCCCCGCTCGACGCGGAGTCCGCAGCGGCCCTGCTGGACCGCGTTGCCGGCGCACTCGACGTGAGCACGAGGTCGTTGCTGCTGGACGCCGCGCGCGGCAACCCACTCGCCCTGCTGGAGCTGCCCCGCGCGTTGGGCGTGTACTCCGGCGTCAACACCAACCACCTGCCGCTGACCGCACGCCTGGAGATTTCGTTCCTGGCCCGCGTTGACGAGTTCGACGCCGCGACGACGACAGTCCTGGAGGTGGCCGCGCTCAGCGACTCCGACGACGTCGCCGAGATTGTCGCAGCCGCCGAGCTGCTGTGCGGCCAGGACGACGTGCCCTCCCTCGACCCGGCGGTGTCGGCCGGGTTGATTGTGGTGGACGGCGCTGCTGTCCACTTCCGGCATCCGCTCATCCGGTCAGCGATCCTCCAGCGCCTCGGACCCGACCGGCGACGGGCCTGCCACGGCGCACTGGCACGTGTCCTGCCCGACCGGCCCGAGCGGTCCGTGTGGCACTGGGCCGCCGCGGCGTTGCGGCCGGACTCCGAGCTGGCGGCGGAGCTCGAGCGGCACGCCGAGCGGGCGATCAAGCGGGGCGCGCCGACGAACGCGGTGCGGGCGCTGGAACGTGCCGCCCAGCTGTCCGTCGATGGCCGTGACAAGGCGGCCCGCGCCTATCAGGGGGCCGCCCTCGCGTACGCGGTCGGGCAGCCCGAGCACGGCGAGCGGCTCCGGAGGCAATACCAGGATCTCGTGGACAGCGAGCACGACGGTCTGCGGTACGAGTGGCTCTATGAGCTGGCCGACGGAGACCGCGGTGGCGACCAGCGCATCAACACGCTCGTCGATCTCGCCGACCGGGCGAGCGTGGTCGGCGACGACACACTGGCGACCGACTTCCTGCGGGCGTCGGCGCTGCGGTGCTGGAACCTCGCTCCTGGCCGACCGGTGGGCAAGCAGGTGATCGCCGCAGCGGACCGCCTGGCAGTTGTTGACCTTCCGACGCGTGCGCAGCTGCTGGCGTACTGCTCACCCTTCGACAGCGACGCCACGATCCGCGCGTTGATAGCCCAGGTCCCGGCCGCGAACCGGGACACCACCACCAGCTACCGGCTGGCACACGCGGCGGCGTGCGCCGGAGCGTCCGACGTCTCCCAGGGCCTGCTCACCGACGCGGCGGAGCGGCTGCGTGCCGAAGGTCACCTCAACACCCTCGGCAGGACGCTGTCGCTGCTCGCGTGGTCGGCCATGCGTCGGGGGAATTGGTCGTACGCCGTGGCCGCCGCCGAGGAGAGCACCCGGCTTTGCGCCGAGACCCGCCAGCCGTTTTGGGAGGCGTCCTCCCTCGTGGCGCATGCCGTAGTGGCGGCGTTGCGCGGCGACTTCCCGTCCGCCGAGGATCTCATCGCTGACGCCGACCGCAAGAATCCCCGCCGGTTCGCCACGATCGGCGCCGTGACGCTGATCGCGCGGGCGGCGGTCGCTTCGGGGCAGGGCAACTACGAGCAGGCGTTCACCTGCCTGGCCCAGCTGCACGAGCCGGCCAACAGCGCCTACCACCCGGCACATGCCCTGTGGTCCGTGGCGAGCATGGCTGAAGCCGCCGCGGCGTGCGGCGAGGTCGCCGCCGCCCGCTCGCTCGTCGACCGGCTGCCGGTGGAGGTGCGTGAGACAACCTCGCCCACTGGCCGCATGAACCTTGGCTTCGCGGCGGCGGTGCTTGCCGACGACGACGTGTCGGAGCCACGGTTCGCCGCGGCTGTGGCTGCCGACATGACGATCTGGCCGTACGAGCGCTACCGCCTGCTCTTCGCGTTCGGCAAGTCGTTGCGCCGCCGGCGGCGGGTGCGCGAGTCACGCGACTACCTGCGCAGGGCCCGGGACGGGTTCGACAGCCTCGGGGCGCGGCCCCTCGCGGAGCGCGTCAGGGCGGAGCTGCGGGCGGCCGGGGAACGCAGCGACTCGCCAGTGGCGGACGTCTGGGACACGTTGTCGCCCCAAGAGGTCCAAATCGCGTCCATGGTCGCGCAGGGGCTGACCAACCGGGACATCGCCAAGCGGCTGTTCGTCTCGCACCGGACCGTTGGCAGCCACCTGTACCGGATGTTCCCCAAGCTCGGCATCACCTCGCGTAGCGAGCTGCAGCGGATGGCCGCCGAACACGACCGCTGA
- a CDS encoding alpha/beta fold hydrolase has product MPFVTTSDGTDIFFKDWGAGRPVVLSHGWPLNSDSWEAQQLFLAANGYRAIAHDRRGHGRSTQTWHGNEMDTYADDLAALIEHLDLRDVTLVGFSTGGGEITRYIGRHGTSRVAQAVLVSAVPPLMVRRDDNPHGVPVEVFDGIRAGSAADRSQLYKDLAGGPFFGNNRPGANVSQGIRDAFWLQSMAAGHRNAYESIAAFSATDFRDDLATFDIPTLVIHGDDDQVVPFEVGGKASAALVKGAELIVYPGAPHGITDTHKQQLGDDLLAFLNTHGA; this is encoded by the coding sequence ATGCCATTCGTCACCACCTCCGACGGCACCGACATCTTCTTCAAGGACTGGGGCGCCGGCCGCCCTGTCGTGCTCAGCCACGGCTGGCCGCTCAACTCCGACAGCTGGGAGGCCCAGCAGCTGTTCCTGGCCGCCAACGGCTACCGGGCCATCGCCCACGACCGGCGCGGCCACGGCCGCTCCACCCAGACCTGGCACGGCAACGAGATGGACACCTACGCCGACGACCTCGCCGCCCTGATCGAGCACCTCGACCTGCGCGACGTGACACTCGTCGGGTTCTCCACCGGCGGGGGCGAGATCACCCGGTACATCGGCCGGCACGGCACCAGCCGGGTCGCGCAAGCCGTCCTCGTCTCCGCGGTCCCGCCGCTAATGGTGCGCCGCGACGACAACCCGCACGGCGTGCCCGTCGAGGTGTTCGACGGCATCCGCGCCGGGTCGGCCGCCGACCGGTCCCAGCTGTACAAGGACCTCGCCGGCGGGCCGTTCTTCGGCAACAACCGGCCGGGCGCGAACGTGTCGCAGGGCATCCGGGACGCGTTCTGGTTGCAGTCGATGGCCGCCGGGCACCGCAACGCCTACGAGTCGATCGCCGCGTTCTCGGCCACCGACTTCCGCGACGACCTCGCCACCTTCGACATCCCGACCCTCGTCATCCACGGCGACGACGACCAGGTCGTGCCGTTCGAGGTCGGCGGCAAGGCCTCCGCCGCCCTCGTCAAGGGCGCGGAGCTGATCGTCTACCCGGGCGCGCCGCACGGCATCACCGACACCCACAAGCAGCAGCTCGGCGACGACCTGCTCGCCTTCCTCAACACGCACGGAGCCTGA
- a CDS encoding ABC transporter ATP-binding protein: protein MSPERILNVSNLDVHYGRTHALRGVSLSVGPGEAVGVIGETGSGKSTLARAIVGLVRPSAGRIAIDGEETTRYRARQWRELRRRGIVQYVFQDPLRSLDPDLTVEESIVEPLLIRGRSRREAADRARELVARVHLDEALLSRLPGELSGGQRQRVTVARALVTDPRVLILDEPVSALDAANRVRALRFFQELRDAGTSLLFISHDLGSVAGVADRIAVLYQGEIVEDGPARAIVNAPKHAYTRLLVGSAPTLRSAAAARADREALRELLQTIGGPAQ from the coding sequence ATGTCGCCTGAGCGCATCCTAAACGTGTCCAACCTGGACGTGCACTACGGCCGTACGCACGCGCTGCGCGGCGTCTCGCTGTCGGTGGGTCCGGGCGAGGCCGTCGGCGTCATCGGCGAGACCGGGTCCGGCAAGTCCACATTGGCCCGTGCCATCGTCGGCCTGGTCCGACCGTCGGCCGGCCGGATCGCCATCGACGGCGAGGAGACAACCAGGTATCGGGCCCGGCAATGGCGTGAGCTGCGCCGCCGCGGCATCGTCCAGTACGTCTTCCAGGACCCGCTGCGCAGCCTCGACCCCGACCTCACCGTGGAGGAGTCCATTGTGGAGCCACTGCTGATCCGGGGCCGGTCGCGGCGCGAGGCGGCCGACCGGGCGCGGGAACTCGTCGCCCGGGTGCACCTCGACGAGGCGCTGCTGTCCCGGCTGCCCGGCGAGCTGTCCGGCGGGCAGCGCCAGCGGGTCACGGTCGCCCGCGCGCTCGTGACCGACCCGCGCGTCCTCATCCTGGACGAGCCGGTCAGCGCGCTCGACGCGGCCAACCGGGTCCGGGCGCTGAGGTTCTTCCAGGAGCTGCGCGACGCCGGCACCTCCCTGCTGTTCATCTCGCACGACCTCGGTTCGGTCGCCGGCGTCGCCGACCGCATCGCCGTGCTCTACCAGGGCGAGATCGTCGAGGACGGTCCGGCCCGCGCCATCGTGAACGCGCCGAAGCACGCGTACACCCGCCTGCTCGTCGGCTCCGCACCGACACTGCGCTCGGCGGCGGCCGCGCGCGCCGACCGCGAGGCGCTGCGCGAGCTGCTACAGACCATCGGAGGACCAGCACAATGA
- a CDS encoding ABC transporter permease: MIRRILALTSGRIALGLLAAVALLAVFGPLLAPQDPLEGTADILASPSGAHLLGTDYLGRDVLSRLLDGSRVSVLGAVQVALIALVVGVVPGILSVYLGRPFEWVTLRLADTLVALPFLVFAVAVTALLGNGIPQAMFVVGIMVSPLFYRVARAATLSVARSPYVEAAIVAGASVGWVVRKHVWVKVLPPIAVALANTTGVGFVIVSSLTFLGIGVQPPAPTWGGVLASDLGYLSFQPWAPLAPTALIMATVWACNLLADAIRDVTGEAGQALLNRRKVANGSPVAP; this comes from the coding sequence GTGATCCGCCGGATCCTCGCCCTGACCTCGGGCCGCATCGCGCTGGGCCTGCTCGCCGCCGTCGCGCTGCTCGCGGTGTTCGGACCCCTCCTCGCCCCGCAGGACCCCCTCGAAGGCACCGCCGACATCCTCGCCTCGCCGTCCGGCGCGCACCTGCTCGGCACCGACTACCTCGGGCGGGACGTGCTCAGCCGGCTGCTCGACGGGTCCCGGGTCAGCGTGCTCGGCGCCGTCCAGGTGGCGCTCATCGCGCTGGTCGTCGGCGTGGTGCCCGGGATCCTGTCCGTCTACCTGGGCCGGCCGTTCGAGTGGGTCACGCTGCGGCTCGCGGACACGCTGGTCGCGCTGCCGTTCCTGGTGTTCGCCGTCGCGGTGACCGCGCTGCTCGGCAACGGCATCCCGCAGGCGATGTTTGTCGTCGGCATCATGGTCTCGCCGCTGTTCTACCGGGTGGCCCGGGCCGCCACGCTCTCGGTCGCCCGCTCGCCGTACGTCGAGGCGGCGATCGTGGCCGGCGCCTCGGTCGGCTGGGTGGTGCGCAAGCACGTCTGGGTCAAGGTGCTGCCACCCATCGCGGTGGCACTCGCGAACACCACCGGCGTCGGCTTCGTCATCGTGTCGAGCCTGACGTTCCTCGGCATCGGCGTGCAGCCGCCAGCGCCGACCTGGGGCGGCGTGCTCGCCTCCGACCTGGGCTACCTCAGCTTCCAGCCGTGGGCGCCGCTCGCACCGACCGCGCTGATCATGGCGACGGTCTGGGCCTGCAACCTGCTCGCCGACGCGATCCGCGACGTCACCGGCGAGGCCGGCCAGGCGCTGCTCAACAGAAGGAAGGTGGCCAATGGCTCTCCTGTCGCTCCGTGA
- a CDS encoding alpha/beta fold hydrolase: MTSTPDTIVLVHGFWVTPRSWEHWITHYEQKGFRVLAPGYPGFEVEVEALNANPDIITALTVPAIIEHLEAIIRPLPKPPIIIGHSAGGAFTQILLDHGYGASAVALNSAPTEGVHVVPFSQVKSTLPVLRSPANRHKAIGLTLDEWKYAFTNTFSDEEAKALYERYHIPANGGILWGSVLANFQPGHQDTWVDYRNDNRAPLLFISGSEDHIMPLPCNAPTSSTTSRTPSPNTSSTTAMPICSRRRRAGRRSLTSPSTGPCATPDEPLSSRRASIGGEAEAGSCE; this comes from the coding sequence ATGACCAGCACCCCTGACACCATCGTCCTGGTCCACGGCTTCTGGGTCACCCCCCGCAGCTGGGAACACTGGATCACCCACTACGAGCAGAAGGGCTTCCGGGTCCTCGCCCCCGGCTACCCCGGCTTCGAGGTCGAGGTCGAGGCCCTCAACGCCAACCCCGACATCATCACCGCACTCACCGTCCCGGCCATCATCGAACACCTCGAAGCGATCATCCGGCCGCTGCCGAAACCGCCGATCATCATCGGCCACTCCGCCGGCGGCGCCTTCACCCAGATCCTGCTCGACCACGGCTACGGCGCTTCCGCCGTGGCGCTCAACTCCGCCCCGACCGAGGGCGTCCACGTGGTCCCGTTCTCCCAGGTGAAATCGACGCTACCGGTGCTGCGATCACCGGCGAACCGGCACAAGGCCATCGGCCTGACGCTGGACGAGTGGAAGTACGCCTTCACCAACACGTTCAGCGACGAGGAAGCCAAGGCGCTGTACGAGCGGTACCACATCCCGGCCAACGGCGGCATCCTGTGGGGCAGCGTCCTGGCCAACTTCCAACCCGGCCACCAAGACACCTGGGTCGACTACCGCAACGACAACCGGGCACCGCTGCTGTTCATCTCCGGCAGCGAGGACCACATCATGCCCCTGCCGTGCAACGCTCCAACCTCAAGCACTACAAGTCGAACACCATCACCGAACACGTCGAGTACGACGGCTATGCCCATCTGCTCCCGGCGCAGAAGGGCTGGGAGGAGATCGCTGACATCGCCCTCGACTGGGCCCTGCGCCACGCCCGATGAACCTCTGTCTTCCCGCCGGGCAAGCATCGGCGGGGAGGCCGAGGCCGGGAGTTGCGAGTAG
- a CDS encoding ABC transporter ATP-binding protein, protein MALLSLRDVRIHDAVSGRDLVHGVSFELAEGKAIGIVGESGSGKTLTCRAVLGILPEHFTVAGGAIELAGRDVAELTQKEWTATRGTTVGAVFQDPASYLNPSLKVGAQIAEVVRVKKGLGRREAKRRAIELLDAVRLRDAERVFQQYPHELSGGMLQRVLIATAIAADPQLLIADEATTALDVTVQAEILDLLADLRERTGLALIVVSHDLAVVAQLCDEVLVLRAGETVEQGPVQQILYEPRHEYTRLLIEAHEQYGLDHFLDEKELENVA, encoded by the coding sequence ATGGCTCTCCTGTCGCTCCGTGACGTACGGATTCACGACGCCGTCAGCGGCCGCGACCTCGTGCACGGGGTCTCGTTCGAGCTGGCCGAGGGGAAGGCCATCGGCATCGTGGGGGAGTCGGGCAGCGGCAAGACCCTCACCTGCCGGGCGGTGCTGGGCATCCTGCCGGAGCACTTCACCGTGGCCGGCGGCGCCATCGAGCTCGCCGGCCGTGACGTCGCCGAGCTGACCCAGAAGGAGTGGACCGCGACGCGCGGCACGACGGTCGGCGCGGTCTTCCAGGACCCAGCCTCGTACCTCAACCCGTCGCTCAAGGTGGGCGCGCAGATCGCCGAGGTGGTCCGGGTCAAGAAAGGGCTGGGCCGGCGCGAGGCGAAGCGGCGCGCGATCGAGCTGCTCGACGCGGTCCGGCTGCGCGACGCCGAGCGGGTCTTCCAGCAGTACCCGCACGAGCTGTCCGGGGGCATGCTCCAGCGGGTCCTCATCGCCACGGCCATCGCCGCCGACCCCCAACTGCTCATCGCCGACGAGGCCACGACGGCCCTCGACGTCACGGTGCAGGCGGAAATCCTCGACCTGCTCGCCGACCTGCGCGAGCGCACCGGCCTGGCGCTCATCGTGGTCTCGCACGACCTCGCCGTCGTCGCGCAGCTGTGCGACGAGGTGCTGGTGCTGCGGGCCGGCGAGACGGTCGAGCAGGGCCCGGTGCAACAGATCCTCTACGAACCCCGGCACGAGTACACCCGCCTGCTCATCGAGGCGCACGAGCAGTACGGCCTGGACCACTTCCTGGATGAGAAGGAGCTGGAAAATGTCGCCTGA
- a CDS encoding ABC transporter permease, with protein MRRALSILARSIAIFVPVFLVATFVTFALRALSGLSPASIQLGESATPEAIAQIEHQWGLDRPFLTQYFDWFGDMLSGDLGKSWYNGADISRLLAEGAVISLSVAGLALAIGVVFGFGFGILAALRRTTWVDRAITGFMTVVSVMPPFVVGIALVGVFAVGLGWFPSAGYPPAERGSARGWRTSRCPRSR; from the coding sequence GTGAGGCGGGCGCTGTCGATCCTCGCCCGTTCGATCGCGATCTTCGTACCGGTCTTCCTGGTCGCCACGTTCGTGACCTTCGCGCTGCGGGCACTGTCCGGGCTGAGCCCGGCGAGCATCCAGCTCGGCGAGTCGGCCACGCCGGAGGCGATCGCGCAGATCGAGCACCAGTGGGGGTTGGATCGCCCGTTCCTGACCCAGTACTTCGACTGGTTCGGCGACATGCTCTCCGGCGACCTCGGCAAGAGCTGGTACAACGGCGCGGACATCTCCCGGCTGCTGGCCGAGGGGGCGGTCATCAGCCTCTCCGTGGCCGGGCTGGCGCTGGCGATCGGCGTGGTGTTCGGGTTCGGGTTCGGCATCCTCGCGGCGCTGCGCCGCACGACCTGGGTCGACCGCGCGATCACCGGGTTCATGACGGTCGTCTCGGTGATGCCGCCGTTCGTGGTCGGCATCGCGCTCGTCGGCGTCTTCGCCGTCGGGCTCGGCTGGTTCCCCTCCGCCGGCTACCCGCCGGCGGAGCGGGGATCGGCGCGTGGCTGGCGCACATCACGCTGCCCGCGATCGCGCTGA
- a CDS encoding ABC transporter permease subunit yields MVPLRRLPAGGAGIGAWLAHITLPAIALSFDTVSDVARQLRAGLVAAYRENYVTGAVVRGLSPRRIFFRHVLRNGIGPSVAVLGLKFPNLLGGAVVTEAIFGMPGFGQFAAGSAQRGDVPAVQGVLVVSVVLVVVFNLLVNIVLGRVAPASARGV; encoded by the coding sequence CTGGTTCCCCTCCGCCGGCTACCCGCCGGCGGAGCGGGGATCGGCGCGTGGCTGGCGCACATCACGCTGCCCGCGATCGCGCTGAGCTTCGACACGGTCTCCGACGTCGCCCGCCAGCTGCGGGCCGGCCTGGTCGCGGCGTACCGGGAGAACTATGTGACCGGCGCGGTCGTGCGCGGGCTGAGCCCGCGGCGGATCTTCTTCCGGCATGTCCTGCGCAACGGCATCGGGCCGTCCGTGGCCGTCCTCGGGCTGAAGTTCCCGAACCTCCTCGGTGGCGCGGTCGTCACCGAGGCGATCTTCGGGATGCCGGGGTTCGGGCAGTTCGCCGCCGGCTCGGCCCAGCGCGGCGACGTCCCGGCCGTCCAGGGCGTGCTGGTCGTCTCGGTCGTGCTCGTCGTGGTCTTCAACCTGCTGGTCAACATCGTCCTCGGCCGGGTCGCGCCGGCCTCGGCGAGAGGAGTATGA
- a CDS encoding alpha/beta hydrolase yields MTTQYGDHTGPPALRTRGTVLVVAGRGETPASYARFGARLAADSYRVRVLPAPDPRTSLADVGATLTEAVAGIAELVRPLVLVGADIGAAALGALVARPEPVAAWWPDAVVLAGLPGYDAHRTDGWDGELDARTHCPVHRGVLTDDPSVRPGALAESVPPALLDAAYGSTAEQPHLLLIGDADPLASRAELARLVKSLPSVRLSVVRGGHHDVLNDLQHRAVAAEIVAFLEAVRGAPPLVTVVHVESSGW; encoded by the coding sequence ATGACTACGCAATACGGTGACCACACCGGCCCGCCCGCGCTCCGTACCCGGGGCACCGTCCTCGTCGTCGCCGGTCGCGGCGAGACGCCGGCGAGCTACGCGCGCTTCGGCGCACGGCTGGCCGCCGACTCCTACCGCGTACGCGTGCTACCGGCGCCGGATCCGCGGACCTCGCTTGCCGACGTCGGCGCGACCCTGACCGAGGCGGTCGCCGGCATCGCGGAGCTGGTACGCCCGCTCGTGCTGGTGGGCGCCGACATCGGCGCGGCCGCGCTGGGCGCGCTCGTCGCGAGGCCGGAACCGGTGGCCGCCTGGTGGCCGGACGCCGTCGTGCTCGCCGGCCTGCCCGGGTACGACGCACACCGGACCGACGGCTGGGACGGCGAACTGGACGCCCGGACGCACTGTCCCGTGCACCGAGGCGTGCTCACCGACGACCCTTCGGTGCGGCCGGGTGCGCTCGCTGAGAGCGTCCCGCCCGCGTTGCTCGACGCCGCGTACGGCAGCACGGCCGAGCAACCCCACCTGTTGCTGATCGGCGACGCCGACCCCCTGGCCAGCCGCGCCGAGCTGGCCCGGCTGGTCAAGTCGCTGCCGTCGGTGCGGCTGTCGGTCGTCCGCGGGGGCCACCACGACGTCCTCAACGACCTGCAGCACCGCGCCGTCGCCGCGGAGATCGTCGCATTCCTGGAAGCGGTGCGCGGGGCGCCGCCCCTGGTAACCGTCGTCCATGTCGAGTCGAGCGGATGGTGA